The proteins below come from a single uncultured Carboxylicivirga sp. genomic window:
- a CDS encoding sugar transferase, which yields MSNISKKSINLYFLLNDIIVIIVSASYSVSILKADLPSFSTQFALKIQSLLNQTMVTFLLAVYILFILFLTGLYRNRINLSITSHLSKTFSGLVIAFSSLFIYFYGLFNLFSLANVWNTYLMLIAVTFLSINIPHILIIIILRMLMHKGNWGIKTILIGSNGILSQAYEELSQLGKLSGNNITDVIRIDDIPPKGSNVALSYTEAENLLKKHQPDEIIIAVPSAKEKLITNLITIAKMRDISIKLIPDAQSIVKGFAQINALIAPPFVAVTKKEMAVWQEFIKRLIDLFISMVGLVILLLFFPYLAWRIKKDSDGPIFYTQERIGKNGKPFKIIKFRTMIVNAEKEGPALSSTNDNRITRFGRFLRRWRIDETPQFINVIIGNMSIVGPRPERAFYINEISKRVPHYSEILQCRPGITSLGMVKYGYAENIDQMIQRLNYDTLYLNNISLLVDLRILLYTLKTLVSGEGK from the coding sequence ATGTCTAACATATCAAAAAAATCAATCAACCTGTATTTTCTGCTCAATGATATCATTGTTATCATTGTGTCAGCCTCCTATTCTGTATCCATTTTAAAAGCAGATTTACCTTCTTTTTCAACGCAATTCGCCCTTAAAATACAATCATTGCTTAACCAAACAATGGTAACTTTTCTTTTAGCGGTATATATTCTCTTCATATTGTTTCTAACAGGGTTATACCGTAATAGAATCAACCTGTCCATAACCAGTCATCTATCAAAAACATTTAGTGGCTTAGTAATCGCCTTTTCGAGTTTATTCATCTATTTCTATGGCTTATTTAATCTTTTTTCGTTAGCCAATGTATGGAATACCTACTTAATGCTTATTGCAGTTACGTTTTTAAGCATTAATATCCCACATATTTTAATTATTATAATTCTTCGTATGTTAATGCACAAGGGCAATTGGGGAATTAAAACCATCTTAATCGGATCAAATGGCATATTGTCGCAGGCATACGAAGAACTAAGCCAGTTGGGTAAACTAAGTGGGAATAACATTACCGATGTTATTAGAATAGATGATATACCACCAAAAGGAAGCAATGTAGCTCTGAGTTACACTGAAGCTGAGAATTTATTAAAAAAACATCAGCCTGATGAAATTATCATTGCGGTACCTTCAGCAAAAGAAAAGCTAATCACCAACCTAATTACTATAGCAAAAATGCGGGATATTTCCATTAAGCTCATTCCTGATGCTCAATCGATAGTTAAAGGATTCGCTCAAATTAATGCTTTAATTGCCCCTCCTTTTGTTGCGGTTACAAAAAAAGAGATGGCTGTTTGGCAAGAATTCATAAAAAGGTTGATTGATTTATTTATTTCTATGGTTGGATTAGTTATTCTTTTGCTATTCTTTCCTTATCTGGCGTGGCGCATCAAAAAAGATTCAGATGGTCCTATTTTCTATACTCAGGAACGAATTGGTAAAAATGGCAAACCATTTAAGATTATTAAATTCAGAACAATGATTGTTAATGCTGAAAAAGAAGGACCAGCATTATCATCGACGAATGATAACAGAATTACACGATTTGGTCGTTTTTTACGACGTTGGAGAATTGATGAAACACCTCAGTTTATTAATGTTATTATCGGTAACATGTCAATTGTTGGTCCTCGTCCGGAAAGAGCTTTTTATATCAACGAAATATCGAAAAGAGTACCTCATTACAGTGAAATTCTTCAATGTCGCCCAGGAATTACTTCTCTTGGAATGGTAAAATACGGGTATGCCGAGAACATTGATCAAATGATTCAACGCTTAAATTATGATACCCTCTATTTAAATAATATCTCTTTACTGGTTGATTTAAGAATTTTGCTTTATACCTTAAAAACTTTAGTAAGTGGTGAAGGAAAATAA
- a CDS encoding alpha-amylase family glycosyl hydrolase has protein sequence MKKIYILGLLVVWTQLMMAQVVTSDPAIPVEGDEVTITFYADRGTGGLADFTGDIYAHTGVITDQSTGDGDWKYVKAEWSENIDACKLTKVSENVYTLTLSPSIREFYGVPDGETIQKMAFVFRSADGSQEGKDTGGNDIFVSVSDEELAVSIESPQDKTLVPVGDDVTVKINSILSDQLTLYVNDVEVESTSSNSINYIIQGVSEDQYDIKAVATSGDQTVEESITFYTRGLPVEETRPEGLRRGINRIDNYSVTALIYAPYKEFVYLMGDFNDWTPKSDYLMKKDGDYFWLTLTNLEPNTEYAYQYWMDDDLKIADPYTNKILDPWNDQYISSDIYPDLKPYPTNKTDGIVSVFSTSENTFTWDNADFVAPDKQALVIYELLIRDFTANQDIKTVADTLSYLKRLGINAIELMPFNEFEGNDSWGYNPSFYFAADKAYGTINDYKSFINECHRNGIAVIMDMVLNHSFGQSPFVQMYFDGEKPTAQNPWYNVNHNMKNPDAQWGYDFNHESAETQALVDSICSYWMNEYKIDGFRFDFTKGFTNTEYDESSWASPYDQSRIDILERMTSEIWKRKSDAYVIFEHLSDNDEETVLADYGIMLWGNANHDYNEATMGYASDLSWTSYRERGWDAPHVVNYMESHDEERLMYKNKLYGASEGDYKTTDEVTALSRMEAAAVVFFSTPGPKMVWQFGELGFDLSINRCTDGTISDGCRLAQKPPVWEYQQNENREQLFNVFKRMIEIKTGEEVFNTTDFTMDVDGSVKKIALNMSGSDVRVVANFGLTRQTASPDFSTTGKWYNNITGDSIQVDDVNVSFTFQPGDYVIFSQKKLTSFDTNTGIEDEKVMTSSRFLCYPNPFTNTLQIDTDLKDEKVVEVYALTGACVEKKIFQQDQFSVNLGHLPKGHYLIKLSNGDQTRYSKVVKY, from the coding sequence ATGAAGAAGATTTACATTTTAGGATTATTAGTTGTTTGGACGCAGCTGATGATGGCGCAGGTGGTAACTTCCGATCCGGCAATTCCGGTAGAAGGAGATGAGGTTACAATAACTTTTTATGCAGATAGAGGAACGGGCGGTTTAGCTGATTTTACGGGTGATATTTATGCGCATACAGGTGTAATTACCGACCAGAGTACTGGTGATGGAGATTGGAAATATGTGAAAGCCGAATGGAGTGAAAATATTGATGCTTGCAAACTGACTAAGGTATCAGAAAATGTCTATACATTAACTCTTTCACCTTCCATAAGAGAATTCTATGGAGTGCCTGATGGAGAAACGATTCAAAAAATGGCGTTTGTTTTTCGTAGTGCTGATGGTTCACAGGAAGGAAAAGATACGGGTGGTAATGATATTTTCGTATCAGTGTCCGACGAAGAATTAGCCGTTTCGATAGAATCGCCACAAGATAAAACTCTGGTACCTGTTGGTGATGATGTAACAGTTAAAATCAATTCTATATTGAGCGATCAGTTAACGCTTTATGTTAACGATGTTGAAGTTGAATCAACCTCTTCAAATAGCATTAACTATATCATTCAAGGAGTATCTGAAGATCAGTATGATATTAAAGCAGTAGCAACATCGGGTGATCAAACGGTTGAAGAGAGTATTACTTTTTATACGCGAGGACTTCCGGTTGAAGAGACAAGACCTGAAGGTCTTCGCAGAGGTATTAATCGTATCGATAATTATTCGGTTACAGCCCTTATTTATGCGCCATATAAAGAGTTTGTTTATTTGATGGGCGATTTTAATGATTGGACACCTAAAAGTGATTACTTGATGAAAAAAGATGGTGATTATTTTTGGTTAACATTGACTAATTTAGAGCCTAACACCGAATATGCATATCAGTATTGGATGGATGATGATTTAAAGATTGCCGATCCTTATACTAATAAAATACTTGATCCATGGAACGATCAATATATCAGTTCTGACATTTATCCCGATTTAAAACCTTACCCAACCAATAAAACCGATGGTATTGTTAGTGTATTCTCAACTTCGGAAAATACTTTTACCTGGGATAATGCAGACTTTGTTGCTCCTGATAAACAAGCATTGGTTATATATGAGTTGTTGATTCGCGACTTTACCGCAAATCAGGATATCAAAACAGTAGCTGATACATTGAGCTATCTTAAACGATTGGGGATTAATGCTATTGAGTTAATGCCTTTTAACGAATTTGAAGGAAACGATAGTTGGGGCTATAATCCTTCGTTTTATTTTGCAGCCGATAAAGCATACGGAACTATAAATGATTATAAATCATTTATCAATGAATGCCATAGAAATGGAATTGCTGTAATAATGGATATGGTGCTCAATCATTCGTTTGGGCAGTCTCCATTTGTACAAATGTATTTCGATGGCGAAAAACCAACGGCTCAAAACCCTTGGTACAATGTAAATCATAATATGAAAAATCCGGATGCTCAATGGGGGTATGATTTTAATCACGAGAGTGCCGAAACTCAGGCCTTGGTTGATAGCATCTGTTCATATTGGATGAATGAATATAAAATTGACGGTTTCCGCTTCGATTTTACCAAAGGTTTTACCAATACTGAATATGATGAAAGTAGTTGGGCAAGTCCTTATGATCAAAGCCGAATTGATATTTTGGAAAGAATGACCAGTGAAATCTGGAAACGTAAATCGGATGCCTATGTTATTTTTGAGCATTTATCAGATAATGATGAAGAAACAGTATTAGCCGACTATGGTATTATGCTATGGGGTAATGCTAATCATGATTATAATGAAGCAACGATGGGATATGCTTCTGATCTGAGTTGGACATCATATCGTGAAAGAGGTTGGGATGCTCCTCATGTGGTTAATTATATGGAGAGTCATGATGAAGAACGATTAATGTATAAAAACAAATTGTATGGTGCTTCTGAAGGCGATTATAAAACAACGGATGAGGTAACTGCATTAAGTAGAATGGAAGCTGCTGCGGTAGTATTCTTTAGTACGCCTGGACCAAAAATGGTTTGGCAGTTTGGCGAGTTGGGCTTCGATTTAAGCATTAACAGATGTACTGATGGTACCATTAGTGATGGTTGCCGTTTAGCTCAAAAGCCCCCTGTATGGGAATATCAACAAAACGAAAATCGAGAGCAGTTATTTAATGTGTTTAAACGAATGATCGAGATTAAAACCGGAGAAGAAGTGTTTAATACAACCGATTTTACAATGGATGTTGATGGTTCTGTTAAGAAAATAGCTTTGAATATGTCAGGATCCGATGTGCGTGTTGTTGCTAACTTTGGTTTAACACGACAAACGGCTAGCCCTGATTTTAGTACTACCGGAAAATGGTACAATAACATTACTGGTGACAGTATTCAGGTGGACGATGTAAATGTGTCATTTACATTTCAACCGGGCGATTATGTAATCTTTAGTCAAAAAAAGCTAACCAGTTTTGATACAAATACAGGCATTGAAGATGAAAAAGTAATGACTTCTTCTCGATTCCTCTGCTATCCAAATCCATTTACTAATACCTTACAAATAGATACTGATTTAAAAGATGAAAAAGTGGTGGAAGTATATGCTTTAACCGGAGCATGTGTCGAAAAAAAGATATTTCAGCAGGATCAATTTTCAGTTAATCTGGGACATTTACCCAAAGGTCATTATCTGATAAAACTGTCAAATGGAGATCAAACAAGATATTCTAAAGTAGTTAAATACTAA